A genomic region of Silurus meridionalis isolate SWU-2019-XX chromosome 7, ASM1480568v1, whole genome shotgun sequence contains the following coding sequences:
- the LOC124389057 gene encoding uncharacterized protein LOC124389057 produces the protein MDVSIIQMLSVLLVCVGTTKQTEGSFALKMWSKEDQALQEHLKIMYKEIEALRHDQSLMKQKQEAISQAVMHCTQTQGSADNEVNMTTLEKGSTSMFYSFPHLEEDDDTDDMLDPCKNYKSLNQDWRATNYTTKKVSCDRNVQWKGWYRLFYRGKSIQMPELCVKKEHCGTHAPLWLVGGHPRKRDGIVTRKVCGHWGNNCCAFKSPPIQVKACKNYYVYKFVQPLTCHLAYCADVNTLVCGTCRRNEICKSKDKIKWFCYKKKVRKVKVHFFAANPNSLSGKVNRIQYKKVYVNVGGAFNSRTGVFTAPVTGIYQFFFSTQSGRGGLKTDLWLVVNGYWVALSHTLVNISNTVGNLSTYMTTLRKGALVYVTHTCGNSWANSASNTIVFGGSLLSAVNG, from the exons ATGGATGTGTCAATCATTCAGATGCTGTCAGTGCTGTTGGTCTGTGTGGGCACTACAAAGCAAACTGAAGGATCA TTTGCACTGAAAATGTGGAGCAAAGAAGACCAGGCACTTCAGGAACATCTCAAAATAATGTATAAG GAAATAGAAGCCTTGAGACATGACCAAAGTCTGatgaaacagaaacaagaaGCCATTTCGCAG GCGGTGATGCATTGTACACAAACACAAGGATCCGCAGATAATGAGGTGAATATGACTACCTTGGAAAAAG GCAGCACCTCCATGTTTTACTCCTTTCCCCACCTGGAGGAGGATGATGACACCGATGACATGCTTGACCCCTGTAAGAACTACAAGTCACTCAATCAGGACTGGAGAGCCACCAATTACACCACCAAGAAAGTTTCGTGTGATCGCAATGTGCAATGGAAAGGATGGTATCGCCTGTTTTACAGGGGAAAAAGCATCCAAATGCCTGAACTGTGTGTGAAGAAAGAGCACTGTGGCACACATGCCCCCCTGTGGTTAGTAGGTGGCCACCCACGCAAACGTGACGGCATTGTCACACGCAAAGTTTGTGGCCACTGGGGCAATAACTGCTGCGCCTTCAAATCTCCTCCCATCCAAGTGAAAGCATGCAAGAATTACTACGTCTACAAGTTTGTCCAGCCACTGACCTGCCATTTGGCCTACTGTGCAG ATGTTAACACTCTTGTCTGTGGGACATGTAGGAGAAATGAAATTTGTAAGAGCAAAGACAAGATCAAGTggttttgttataaaaaaaagg TGAGAAAAGTTAAAGTGCACTTCTTTGCTGCCAACCCTAACTCACTCTCTGGCAAAGTGAACCGAATCCAGTACAAGAAGGTTTATGTGAATGTGGGTGGGGCCTTCAACAGCCGCACAGGTGTGTTCACAGCTCCAGTCACAGGCATCTATCAGTTCTTCTTCTCCACTCAGTCTGGGAGGGGTGGGCTTAAAACTGACCTGTGGCTCGTCGTGAATGGTTATTGGGTGGCTCTGTCTCATACTCTAGTGAACATCTCAAACACTGTAGGAAATCTTTCGACATACATGACCACTCTGCGTAAAGGTGCCTTAGTATATGTGACTCACACTTGTGGCAACTCCTGGGCGAACTCTGCCTCCAACACCATTGTATTTGGGGGGTCACTGCTTTCAGCCGTGAACGGATGA
- the pdk2a gene encoding pyruvate dehydrogenase (acetyl-transferring) kinase isozyme 2, mitochondrial: protein MKFVRFIMKNSALASVPKHIEHFSKFSPSPLSIKQFLDFGSTNACEKTSFVFLRQELPVRLSNIMKEINLLPDRLLTTPSVQMVHGWYVQSLMEILDFLDKSPNDHRVLGEFVETLVNIRNRHNDVVPTMAQGVIEYKEAFGQDPNTNQNIQYFLDRFYTSRISIRMLINQHTLIFDGATNPVHPNTIGSIDPHCQVVDVVKDAYESAKMLCDQYYLSSPDLLLREHNINNKNLAISIVYVPSHLYHMLFELFKNAMRATIENHKECFNLPPIEVMVAIGGEDLSIKMSDRGGGVPFRKMENLFSYMYSTAPTPQIGQHTTPLAGFGYGLPITRLYAKYFQGDLHLYSMEGYGTDAVIHLKALSTDSVERLPVYNKTALRNYKVSQGADDWCVPSREPLDLAVFRLAK from the exons ATGAAGTTCGTGCGGTTTATCATGAAGAACTCGGCCTTGGCCAGCGTGCCCAAACACATCGAGCACTTCTCCAAATTTTCACCATCTCCTCTCTCTATAAAGCAGTTTCTCGATTTTG GTTCAACAAATGCATGTGAAAAAACATCATTCGTTTTTTTGAGGCAAGAGCTCCCAGTGCGCCTGTCCAACATCATGAAAGAAATTAACTTGCTCCCAGACAGACTGCTTACTACTCCGTCAGTTCAGATGGTTCATGGCTG GTATGTACAGAGTTTGATGGAGATCCTTGATTTCTTGGATAAAAGTCCCAATGACCACAGAGTTCTGGGAGA GTTCGTGGAAACACTGGTAAATATCAGAAATAGACACAATGATGTTGTTCCTACGATGGCCCAAGGTGTGATTGAGTACAAAGAAGCTTTTGGCCAAGATCCAAACACTAATCAGAACATCCAGTATTTCTTAGACCGGTTCTACACAAGCCGAATATCCATCCGTATGCTGATCAACCAGCACA CGCTAATCTTTGATGGTGCAACAAACCCTGTTCATCCCAACACCATTGGAAGTATTGATCCTCACTGTCAAGTAGTAGATGTTGTCAAAG ATGCTTATGAAAGTGCCAAGATGCTCTGTGACCAGTACTACCTCAGCTCTCCTGATCTGCTGCTGCGAGAACACAACA TTAACAACAAGAACCTTGCTATTAGCATAGTGTATGTGCCTTCCCATCTCTACCATATGCTGTTTGAATTATTCAAG aacGCTATGAGGGCAACTATTGAAAACCATAAGGAATGCTTCAATCTTCCACCTATTGAAGTTATGGTGGCTATTGGTGGAGAGGATCTTTCCATCAAG ATGAGTGACAGGGGTGGTGGTGTCCCTTTCAGAAAGATGGAGAATCTTTTCAGCTACATGTATTCAACAGCTCCAACTCCTCAGATTGGCCAGCACACAACTCCTCTA GCTGGCTTTGGTTATGGGCTGCCTATCACTCGCCTCTATGCAAAGTATTTCCAGGGAGACCTCCACCTCTACTCTATGGAGGGCTATGGCACTGATGCAGTCATTCACCTGAAG GCTTTATCCACCGACTCTGTGGAAAGGCTTCCAGTCTATAACAAGACAGCTCTACGGAACTATAAAGTGAGCCAGGGAGCAGATGATTGGTGTGTGCCAAGCAGAGAGCCGCTGGACCTGGCAGTATTCCGTCTGGCCAAATAA